Proteins encoded in a region of the Candidatus Fusobacterium pullicola genome:
- a CDS encoding shikimate kinase produces MKDNIALIGFMGSGKSTIGRILAKYMDMKFIDIDKMIAAREKKSIPEIFSEKGEQYFRKLERDIVKEESLNNNIVIATGGGVIIDNENIKNLKETSFVVYLDCTIECIYERVKNSKTRPLLNVENMFEKIQELHQKRELLYKISSDFIIKIDSNSNMYDTAEKIKKAYIES; encoded by the coding sequence ATGAAGGATAACATTGCATTAATTGGATTTATGGGAAGCGGTAAAAGTACCATAGGAAGAATACTAGCTAAATATATGGATATGAAATTTATAGATATAGATAAGATGATCGCTGCTCGTGAAAAAAAGAGTATTCCTGAAATTTTTTCTGAAAAAGGTGAACAATATTTTAGAAAATTGGAAAGAGATATTGTAAAAGAAGAATCTCTTAATAATAATATTGTTATAGCTACTGGTGGAGGAGTTATTATAGATAATGAAAATATAAAAAATCTAAAAGAAACTTCTTTCGTTGTCTATCTTGATTGTACTATAGAGTGTATCTATGAAAGGGTTAAAAATAGTAAAACTCGTCCTCTTCTAAATGTAGAAAATATGTTTGAAAAAATTCAAGAACTTCATCAAAAAAGAGAATTACTTTATAAAATTTCTAGTGACTTTATTATTAAAATAGATAGTAATAGTAATATGTATGATACTGCTGAAAAAATAAAAAAAGCATATATTGAAAGTTAA
- a CDS encoding SDR family NAD(P)-dependent oxidoreductase codes for MFSTNRVKGKIALITGATSGIGKSCTIALAKLGMKLIITGRRENLLIKLKKELEEKFSVQVLAIQLDVRNADEVKDKLSSISDEWKNIDILINNAGLAAGLDKLYHNSTEDISNVIDTNIKGLLYVTNAIVPHMIERDVPATIINIGSVAGDAAYAGGAVYCASKAAVKILSDGLRIDLVDTKIKVTDVKPGLVETNFSLVRFKGDEERAKKVYQGVEPLTPDDVAETVAYIANLPDNVHIAEITLLCNNQADGRTIYKK; via the coding sequence ATGTTCAGTACAAATAGAGTAAAAGGAAAAATTGCTTTAATTACTGGAGCAACTAGCGGTATAGGAAAATCTTGTACTATAGCTTTAGCAAAACTTGGAATGAAGCTTATTATAACTGGAAGAAGAGAAAATCTTTTAATTAAATTAAAAAAAGAGCTTGAAGAAAAATTTTCAGTTCAAGTTCTAGCTATTCAATTAGATGTAAGAAATGCTGATGAAGTTAAAGATAAACTATCTTCTATTTCAGATGAATGGAAAAATATAGATATTCTTATAAATAATGCTGGATTAGCTGCTGGGTTAGATAAATTATATCATAACTCTACTGAGGACATCTCAAATGTTATTGATACTAATATAAAAGGATTACTTTATGTTACTAATGCAATAGTTCCACATATGATAGAAAGAGATGTTCCAGCTACTATTATCAATATTGGATCTGTTGCTGGAGATGCTGCCTACGCTGGTGGAGCTGTATACTGTGCTTCAAAAGCAGCAGTTAAAATACTATCTGATGGACTTAGAATAGATTTAGTAGATACAAAGATTAAAGTTACTGATGTTAAACCTGGTCTTGTTGAAACTAATTTTAGTCTAGTAAGATTTAAAGGTGATGAGGAAAGAGCTAAAAAAGTATATCAAGGAGTAGAACCTCTTACTCCAGATGATGTAGCTGAAACTGTTGCATATATAGCTAACCTTCCAGACAATGTTCATATTGCAGAGATAACTCTTTTATGTAACAATCAAGCTGATGGTAGAACAATATATAAAAAATAA
- a CDS encoding MATE family efflux transporter: MGFLSTNVEKRREMILNGNILNTLLFLSFPTLLMGMVQSLIPLSDGLFLNRTSGYLVAAAVGFGQPIINIINALSQGLGVASMAIVGQINGTGDLEEVKRVSTQIMVFSFIIGLVVAPTSIIFASVVSKSISSEIAYDVFLYLSLYAIVIPMLFMAAIFNAIKNATGQPEATLIRMIILLLLKIVFNTIFLAILHWGVIGAVMASLCSYVIIAIWMYYDLFVKESMTRLELKGFTFNSKLLKKLLKLALPTMLTYSLINFGFFLINMEVEKYGAYVLTAQTIASNINAMCFNLPSSIGTTVTTMVSMNIGARKPKNAGKSFYYGCRVSIVISLIIIAIFLPTSDFLVKLFQDNETIVNIADHSLKIYTFSIIGFGIYMVSQGAFIGLGRTRLPLLMGILRVWLIRYIFILITKRWLGVDSVFWGNLVSNYVAGFLFYYIVTKTPWKSVLKK; the protein is encoded by the coding sequence ATGGGATTTTTATCTACAAATGTTGAGAAACGCCGTGAGATGATACTAAATGGGAATATTCTTAACACTTTACTGTTTCTTTCTTTTCCAACTCTTTTAATGGGAATGGTTCAATCACTCATTCCTCTTTCTGATGGATTATTTTTAAACAGAACTTCAGGTTATTTAGTGGCAGCAGCGGTAGGATTTGGTCAACCTATAATAAATATAATAAATGCCCTTTCACAGGGATTAGGAGTAGCATCTATGGCTATAGTAGGTCAGATAAATGGAACCGGAGATCTGGAAGAGGTAAAAAGAGTATCTACTCAAATAATGGTTTTTTCTTTTATTATTGGACTAGTGGTAGCTCCTACTTCTATAATCTTTGCTTCTGTAGTTTCTAAAAGTATAAGTTCAGAGATAGCTTATGATGTATTTCTATATCTGAGTTTATATGCTATAGTGATACCAATGCTATTTATGGCGGCTATTTTTAATGCTATAAAAAATGCTACTGGACAACCAGAGGCTACACTTATTAGAATGATAATTTTACTTCTTTTAAAAATAGTTTTTAATACAATATTTTTAGCAATACTTCATTGGGGAGTTATTGGTGCTGTAATGGCTTCTTTATGTTCATATGTAATTATAGCCATTTGGATGTATTATGACCTATTTGTAAAGGAAAGTATGACAAGATTAGAGCTAAAGGGATTTACATTTAATTCAAAATTATTAAAAAAATTATTAAAGTTAGCTCTACCTACAATGTTAACTTACTCTCTAATAAACTTTGGATTTTTTTTAATAAATATGGAAGTTGAAAAATATGGAGCTTATGTTTTAACAGCTCAAACTATAGCAAGTAATATAAATGCTATGTGTTTTAATCTTCCATCTTCAATAGGAACTACAGTAACAACTATGGTAAGTATGAATATAGGGGCTAGAAAACCTAAAAATGCTGGAAAATCATTTTATTATGGGTGTAGAGTAAGTATAGTAATCTCTTTAATTATAATTGCAATATTCCTTCCTACTAGTGATTTTCTAGTTAAACTATTCCAAGATAATGAAACAATAGTAAATATAGCTGATCACTCTTTAAAAATATATACATTTTCTATAATTGGATTTGGAATATATATGGTTTCTCAAGGAGCTTTTATAGGACTAGGTAGAACAAGATTACCACTTCTTATGGGGATTTTAAGAGTTTGGTTGATAAGATATATCTTTATATTAATCACTAAAAGATGGCTAGGAGTGGATTCAGTTTTCTGGGGAAATTTAGTATCTAACTATGTTGCAGGATTTTTATTTTATTATATTGTAACTAAAACACCTTGGAAGTCAGTGTTAAAAAAATAG
- a CDS encoding 7-cyano-7-deazaguanine synthase — protein sequence MGKKRRALALFSGGLDSALAIKVIKDQGIEVIALNFVSHFFGGKNEKAEKMAEQLGIKVEYVHFEKRHTEVVKNPVYGRGKNMNPCIDCHSLMFKVAGELLEKYDADFVISGEVLGQRPMSQNAAALEKVKKLSGMDELIVRPLSAKLLPPSKPELEGWIDREKLLDIQGRSRHVQMELMDKYGLVEYPSPGGGCLLTDPAFSDRLSILEKDGFLEEEFSFLFHLIKKSRFYRLDKGKYLFVGRDQEGNEKIASYKALGSFYLCGHRVPGPHILGFGEFTEEDMDIIKELFSRYSKCKGKEEIEVRINNQISKVPVVDGKKVEEFMKKYQIVG from the coding sequence GTGGGTAAAAAAAGAAGAGCATTAGCACTATTTTCAGGAGGATTGGATAGTGCTTTAGCAATTAAAGTTATAAAAGATCAAGGTATTGAGGTTATTGCATTGAACTTTGTTTCTCACTTTTTTGGTGGAAAGAATGAAAAGGCAGAAAAGATGGCTGAACAACTTGGAATAAAGGTAGAGTATGTACATTTTGAAAAAAGACATACTGAAGTGGTAAAAAATCCAGTATATGGAAGAGGAAAAAATATGAATCCATGTATAGATTGTCACTCACTTATGTTTAAAGTTGCTGGAGAACTTCTAGAAAAGTATGATGCGGACTTTGTTATTTCAGGAGAGGTACTAGGACAAAGACCTATGTCACAAAATGCTGCTGCTTTAGAAAAAGTAAAAAAATTATCAGGAATGGATGAGTTGATAGTGAGACCACTTTCAGCTAAATTATTACCACCTAGTAAACCAGAGTTAGAGGGATGGATTGATAGAGAAAAACTTTTAGATATTCAAGGCAGAAGTAGACATGTACAGATGGAGCTTATGGATAAATATGGACTAGTTGAGTATCCAAGTCCAGGAGGAGGATGTCTTTTAACAGACCCAGCCTTTTCAGATAGATTATCTATTCTTGAAAAAGATGGATTTTTAGAAGAAGAGTTTTCATTTCTTTTCCATTTAATTAAAAAGAGTAGATTCTATAGATTAGATAAAGGAAAATATCTATTTGTAGGTAGAGATCAAGAGGGGAATGAGAAGATAGCAAGCTATAAGGCGTTAGGAAGCTTTTATCTATGTGGACATAGAGTTCCAGGACCTCATATATTAGGATTTGGAGAGTTTACAGAGGAAGATATGGATATAATAAAGGAACTATTCTCAAGATATTCTAAGTGCAAAGGAAAAGAGGAGATAGAGGTAAGAATTAATAATCAAATCTCTAAAGTACCAGTTGTTGATGGAAAAAAAGTAGAAGAGTTTATGAAAAAATATCAAATAGTAGGATAA
- the sepF gene encoding cell division protein SepF — translation MNKNPIDKIKVLFGLDNPDGAGTDSDINFEESGITDIEVSEDKIESEPVIQNHVPKQKQKQKAVSSLETEMGGNSYQTIFLDPKTYSDCKKIVDYIRADKMVTLNLEYLDEQTAVRLMNFLSGAMTVKDANYLMISKKVFTVVPKSMKVYYEDKKIISPKIFKGFGEER, via the coding sequence ATGAATAAAAATCCAATAGATAAAATAAAGGTATTATTTGGTTTAGATAATCCAGATGGAGCTGGAACAGATAGTGATATCAATTTTGAAGAGAGTGGAATAACAGATATAGAGGTTTCAGAAGATAAGATAGAATCTGAGCCTGTTATACAAAATCATGTGCCTAAACAAAAACAAAAGCAAAAAGCTGTTTCTAGTTTAGAAACTGAAATGGGAGGAAATAGTTATCAAACTATATTCTTAGACCCTAAAACTTATTCAGATTGTAAAAAGATAGTTGATTATATCAGAGCTGATAAAATGGTTACTCTTAATTTAGAGTATTTAGATGAGCAAACAGCAGTTAGACTTATGAACTTTTTATCTGGAGCTATGACTGTAAAGGATGCTAATTATCTAATGATCAGTAAAAAAGTATTTACAGTAGTTCCAAAAAGTATGAAGGTTTATTATGAGGATAAAAAAATAATAAGTCCAAAAATTTTTAAAGGATTTGGAGAAGAGAGGTAG
- a CDS encoding YggS family pyridoxal phosphate-dependent enzyme, whose amino-acid sequence MSNIKNNIQDIQKDIKEYSVYPEKVKFIAVTKYVDTETMNKILNCGVKVFGENKAQVIKEKYEKYSSEGKDDIEWHFIGNLQKNKVKYIAPFIKLIHSVNKLSLAQEVDKRAQQNNRTIDVLLEINIAGEESKEGYELETLYNDLPQLMELSNINIKGLMTMAPFVDNEEVVRGVFRRLREIKDQLNDKFFKGRLAELSMGMTNDYKIALEEGATIIRVGRKIYQ is encoded by the coding sequence ATGAGTAATATAAAAAATAATATTCAAGATATTCAAAAAGATATTAAAGAGTACTCTGTTTATCCTGAAAAGGTAAAATTTATAGCTGTAACAAAGTATGTGGATACCGAGACTATGAATAAAATTTTAAACTGTGGTGTGAAAGTATTTGGAGAAAATAAAGCTCAAGTTATAAAAGAGAAGTATGAAAAATATAGCTCTGAAGGAAAAGATGATATAGAGTGGCACTTTATAGGAAATCTTCAAAAAAATAAAGTAAAATACATAGCACCTTTTATAAAACTTATACATTCAGTAAATAAACTATCTCTTGCTCAAGAGGTAGATAAGAGAGCTCAACAAAATAATCGTACAATAGATGTTTTATTAGAGATTAATATAGCTGGAGAAGAGAGTAAGGAAGGATATGAACTAGAAACTTTATATAATGACTTACCTCAATTAATGGAACTCTCTAATATAAATATTAAAGGTTTGATGACGATGGCTCCCTTTGTAGATAATGAAGAGGTAGTAAGAGGAGTATTCAGAAGATTAAGAGAGATAAAAGATCAATTGAATGATAAGTTTTTTAAAGGAAGATTAGCAGAACTTTCTATGGGAATGACAAATGATTACAAAATAGCTCTTGAAGAGGGAGCTACTATAATAAGAGTAGGAAGAAAGATATATCAATAG
- the hemW gene encoding radical SAM family heme chaperone HemW has product MLDGVYIHIPFCMSICNYCDFLSFLSKKEERKKYTDYLMKELELYPKYEYDTVYFGGGTPSIMDSEDIEKVLDRLDIKDNAEVTLEVNPKTVDLIKLQELKKAGINRLSIGIQTFDDEMLKTLGRKHSSQEGIETYLQARKAGFENISLDLMFSLPNQSFEAVKKDLEKLLELRPEHFSIYSLIWEEGTPFFKKLEEGVYQETDNELEAQMFEYIIDRATEAGYIHYEISNFCLPGKEARHNSKYWENKEYLGVGLGASGYIDGKRYKNQVQFSKYYDNIDRGVFPIFEEEIVDLESKEEYRYMLGLRLLKKGVIPSEKYLEKCISLEKRGFLQKIGESYILTRKGIFLANDVIDELI; this is encoded by the coding sequence ATGTTAGATGGAGTGTATATCCATATTCCTTTTTGTATGAGTATTTGTAATTACTGTGATTTTTTATCATTTCTTTCAAAAAAGGAAGAGAGAAAAAAATATACAGATTATTTAATGAAGGAATTGGAGTTATATCCAAAATATGAGTATGATACAGTTTACTTTGGGGGAGGAACACCATCTATAATGGATAGTGAGGATATTGAGAAAGTACTGGATAGATTAGATATAAAAGATAATGCTGAAGTGACCTTAGAGGTAAATCCTAAAACTGTAGATTTAATTAAACTACAGGAATTGAAGAAAGCTGGAATAAATAGATTGAGTATTGGAATTCAAACTTTTGATGATGAGATGTTAAAGACTTTGGGAAGAAAGCATAGCTCTCAAGAGGGAATAGAGACTTATTTACAAGCAAGAAAAGCTGGTTTTGAAAATATCAGTTTAGACTTGATGTTTTCTCTTCCAAATCAGAGTTTTGAGGCAGTAAAAAAGGATTTAGAAAAGCTACTAGAGTTAAGACCAGAGCATTTTTCTATCTACTCACTTATCTGGGAAGAGGGAACACCATTTTTTAAGAAGTTAGAAGAGGGAGTATACCAAGAAACAGATAATGAATTAGAGGCACAAATGTTTGAGTATATAATTGATAGAGCAACAGAGGCTGGATATATTCATTATGAAATTTCAAATTTTTGTCTTCCAGGTAAGGAGGCTAGGCATAACTCAAAATATTGGGAAAATAAGGAGTATTTGGGAGTAGGACTGGGAGCTTCTGGATATATAGATGGGAAAAGGTATAAAAATCAGGTGCAATTTTCCAAATATTATGATAATATAGATAGGGGAGTATTTCCTATTTTTGAAGAGGAGATAGTAGATTTAGAGTCTAAAGAAGAGTATAGATATATGTTAGGCCTAAGACTTTTAAAAAAAGGAGTTATTCCAAGTGAAAAATATTTAGAAAAGTGTATCTCGTTGGAGAAAAGAGGATTTTTACAGAAAATAGGTGAAAGTTATATATTGACAAGAAAGGGGATATTTCTTGCTAATGATGTAATTGATGAACTTATCTGA
- a CDS encoding phospho-sugar mutase, whose product MEKNYLDYYKIWLESKNITEEDREELLSIKADEKEIENRFYTDLSFGTAGMRGIRGVGRNRINNYNIRKATQGLANYILETTGEEGAKRGVAIAYDCRIGSTEYALNTALVLAGNGIKAYLFESLRSTPELSFATRELKAQAGVMVTASHNPQEYNGYKVYWEDGAQIVEPQASGVVNAVNSVDIFKDVKMISEEEAKAKGLLVYIGKEIDDRFVEEVEKQAINRDLPNKKTFKIVYSPLHGTGRVAVQRVLKEMGFESVYTVAEQEMPDGMFPTCSYANPEDKSVFKLSTELADKIGATICLANDPDADRTGIAIKDDNGNWYYPNGNQLGILLMNYLLEMNKNIPANGAVISTIVSTPMLDVIAEDKKVKIFRTLTGFKYIGEKIRQFENKELDGTYLFGFEESIGYLVGTHVRDKDAVVASLLIAEMACYYDSIGSTLYKELNKLYEKYGWYKEETVSVTKTGKSGLEEIGKIMENMRNREHDMICGKKVVICRDYKLQVEKNCVTGEVKRIDLPKSDVIQFVLEDKTYITVRPSGTEPKIKYYLCVVDSTNEKADEKLTYVKSEFLKYIDTL is encoded by the coding sequence ATGGAAAAAAATTATTTAGATTATTACAAAATATGGTTAGAGTCAAAAAATATAACTGAAGAGGATAGAGAAGAACTATTAAGTATAAAAGCTGATGAAAAAGAGATAGAGAATAGATTTTATACAGACTTAAGCTTCGGAACTGCTGGAATGAGAGGAATAAGAGGAGTAGGAAGAAATAGAATTAACAACTATAATATAAGAAAGGCTACACAAGGGTTAGCTAACTATATATTAGAAACTACAGGAGAAGAGGGAGCAAAAAGAGGGGTTGCTATTGCTTACGACTGTAGAATAGGTTCTACAGAGTATGCTTTAAATACGGCTCTTGTACTTGCTGGAAATGGGATAAAAGCTTATCTATTTGAATCTTTAAGATCAACACCAGAGTTATCTTTTGCAACTAGAGAATTAAAAGCTCAAGCAGGAGTAATGGTAACAGCTTCTCACAATCCACAAGAGTATAATGGATATAAAGTATACTGGGAAGATGGAGCTCAAATAGTAGAGCCACAAGCAAGTGGAGTTGTTAATGCTGTTAACTCTGTAGATATATTTAAAGATGTAAAGATGATATCGGAAGAGGAAGCAAAGGCTAAAGGATTATTAGTATATATTGGAAAAGAGATAGATGATAGATTTGTTGAAGAGGTTGAAAAACAAGCTATAAATAGAGATTTACCTAATAAGAAAACTTTCAAAATAGTTTACTCTCCATTACATGGAACAGGAAGAGTTGCAGTTCAAAGAGTTTTAAAAGAGATGGGATTTGAGTCTGTGTATACAGTAGCTGAACAAGAGATGCCAGATGGAATGTTTCCAACTTGCTCATATGCAAATCCAGAGGATAAATCAGTATTTAAGTTGAGTACAGAACTAGCTGATAAGATAGGAGCTACTATATGTTTAGCTAATGACCCAGATGCAGATAGAACAGGAATAGCTATAAAAGATGACAATGGAAATTGGTATTATCCTAATGGAAATCAATTAGGAATACTTCTTATGAACTATCTATTAGAGATGAATAAAAATATACCAGCAAATGGAGCGGTTATCTCTACAATAGTTTCAACACCAATGTTAGATGTTATAGCTGAAGATAAAAAAGTTAAAATATTCAGAACATTGACAGGATTTAAATATATTGGAGAAAAAATAAGACAGTTTGAAAATAAAGAGCTAGATGGAACATATCTATTTGGATTTGAGGAATCTATAGGATATCTAGTAGGAACACATGTAAGAGACAAAGATGCTGTTGTAGCTTCTTTATTAATAGCAGAGATGGCTTGTTATTATGATAGTATTGGCTCTACACTATACAAAGAGTTAAACAAACTATATGAAAAATATGGTTGGTATAAGGAAGAAACAGTTTCTGTAACAAAAACAGGAAAATCTGGACTAGAAGAGATTGGAAAAATCATGGAAAATATGAGAAATAGAGAACATGATATGATATGCGGTAAAAAAGTTGTTATCTGTAGAGATTATAAATTACAAGTTGAGAAAAATTGTGTAACAGGTGAAGTAAAGAGAATAGATTTACCAAAATCAGATGTAATTCAATTTGTATTAGAGGATAAAACTTATATAACAGTTAGACCATCTGGAACAGAGCCAAAAATTAAGTACTACTTATGTGTAGTAGATTCAACTAATGAGAAAGCTGATGAAAAACTAACTTATGTGAAATCAGAATTTTTAAAATATATAGATACATTATAA
- a CDS encoding helix-turn-helix domain-containing protein produces the protein MKKNTLKSLDVDVINFILHNNNASIDELSNCFDVSQVNIRTILAKIEEFVAEQNLGKLLKENGNYYFENNIIDLDFDLEPFLSDDLEKKERITYIILKLILEGSLNLTSISKELGISRITLNSDIEIIREIVNDFNLNLTSIQWKGIFFEGSAENLQSFSIFFIAKLYIENYFSSPLREIVNPNIQYYFREFLSYEVEKKLTNLANKIYHYFNINLGVYYYHFLLALLIYIYLGVKKGIKFSEGAKNSSLDLTESLDDILDSEDRELIDNNLNMIISYLSVCINKECSVIFPFIVEDAIQEIYSSFDLNENSLNSQLLSFFVTNIYFENRFFIPSYIKFNKKDEKLLNDSISIRLMVIFDRYKIPYSRKNIAFLYYFLKEELSQTKKKNILIVDYSAMTWKANKLKNKLRYLEQVNAVQVSSYFNFKLFPIETYKKYDIFIFIDLPVEKKANYSKQCYFINSYELLKNSLNISKLLEI, from the coding sequence TTGAAAAAAAATACATTAAAATCACTAGATGTTGATGTGATTAATTTTATACTTCATAATAATAATGCGTCTATTGATGAACTTTCTAATTGTTTCGATGTTTCTCAAGTTAATATTCGGACTATCTTAGCTAAAATAGAGGAATTTGTTGCCGAGCAAAATTTAGGAAAACTCCTTAAAGAAAATGGAAATTATTATTTCGAAAATAATATTATAGATTTAGATTTTGACTTAGAACCTTTTTTAAGTGATGATTTAGAAAAAAAGGAGAGAATTACCTATATTATTTTAAAATTAATTTTAGAGGGGTCTCTTAATTTAACTTCTATTTCAAAAGAGTTAGGAATATCTAGAATAACTTTAAATTCAGATATTGAGATTATCAGAGAGATTGTTAATGATTTTAATTTAAATTTAACTAGCATACAGTGGAAAGGAATATTTTTTGAAGGTAGTGCAGAGAATCTTCAAAGTTTTTCTATCTTTTTTATTGCTAAGCTGTACATAGAAAATTACTTTTCTTCTCCATTAAGAGAAATAGTTAACCCAAATATTCAATATTATTTTAGAGAGTTTTTAAGCTATGAAGTAGAAAAAAAACTTACTAATTTAGCTAATAAAATTTACCATTATTTTAATATAAATTTGGGAGTATATTACTACCATTTTTTACTGGCTTTACTTATATATATCTATTTAGGAGTAAAAAAAGGAATTAAATTTTCTGAAGGAGCTAAAAATTCATCTCTTGACCTAACTGAATCTTTAGATGATATTTTAGATTCTGAGGATAGAGAGCTAATAGATAATAATTTAAATATGATTATTTCATATTTATCAGTTTGTATCAACAAAGAGTGTTCAGTAATTTTTCCCTTTATTGTAGAAGATGCAATTCAAGAGATATATTCAAGCTTTGATCTTAATGAAAATTCTTTAAATTCTCAATTATTATCTTTTTTTGTTACTAATATATACTTTGAAAATAGATTTTTTATACCTTCATATATTAAATTTAATAAAAAAGATGAAAAATTATTAAATGATAGCATTTCAATTAGATTGATGGTTATTTTTGACAGATATAAAATACCTTATAGTAGAAAAAATATTGCTTTTTTATATTATTTTTTAAAAGAAGAGCTTTCACAAACTAAAAAGAAAAATATATTGATTGTAGATTATAGTGCTATGACTTGGAAGGCTAATAAATTAAAAAATAAACTTAGATATTTAGAACAGGTCAATGCTGTTCAAGTTTCTTCGTATTTTAACTTTAAACTTTTTCCTATTGAAACTTATAAAAAATATGATATTTTTATCTTTATTGATTTGCCAGTTGAGAAAAAAGCTAATTACTCTAAACAATGTTATTTTATTAATAGCTATGAATTATTAAAAAATTCATTAAATATATCAAAACTACTTGAAATCTAA
- a CDS encoding response regulator, producing the protein MEKKNTLLIVDDLEMNRAILSNIFKKKYEIVEVASGIEALEYIRENSNKIVSILLDLVMPEMNGIEVLKMMKSEQLAEGVPVFIITADNSEEVMYEAYELGVKDIIEKPFVPYFLRKRIENVIELYEIKEEQRQMITDRIESIEHLCQDFIKLLSKNDSYDKKIEKDIEIIKENIFKILDSLA; encoded by the coding sequence ATGGAAAAAAAGAATACTTTACTCATAGTTGATGATTTAGAAATGAATAGAGCTATACTTAGCAATATTTTTAAAAAGAAGTATGAGATAGTAGAGGTAGCTAGCGGAATAGAAGCATTAGAGTATATAAGGGAAAATTCTAATAAAATAGTATCAATTCTCTTAGATTTAGTTATGCCAGAAATGAATGGAATAGAAGTTTTAAAAATGATGAAGAGTGAGCAACTTGCTGAAGGAGTTCCAGTTTTTATAATAACAGCTGATAACTCAGAAGAGGTAATGTATGAAGCTTATGAATTAGGTGTTAAGGATATAATTGAAAAACCCTTTGTTCCATATTTTTTAAGAAAAAGAATTGAGAATGTGATAGAGTTATATGAAATAAAAGAGGAACAAAGACAGATGATTACAGATAGAATTGAAAGTATTGAGCATCTGTGTCAAGATTTTATAAAGCTTTTATCTAAAAATGACTCTTATGATAAAAAAATAGAAAAGGATATAGAGATAATAAAAGAGAATATTTTTAAAATATTAGATAGTTTAGCTTAA